From Micromonospora echinospora:
CCGGTGAGCACGACAGTGACCTGGCCCAGCGCGGCGGCCACCGCGAGCGCGCCCACCCGCGGGCCGGTCCGGACCGACGCCGGCAGCGCCCGCACCGCACCGGCCAGCGCCGCGACCACGAGCGCGGCGGCGACCAGCAGCAGCCCGGGACGCAGCTCGGCGACCGGCCGGACCAGCGCGACCGCCAGCACCGGCACCAGCAGCCCGGCGGTCGTCGCCCGCCACGTCCGGCCACCCGCGGTGAGCGCGCCGACGAGCAGGGCCAGCGCCACCACCAGCAGCGGGCCACCGGCCAGCAGTGGCGTGCCCGCCGCGTGGCCGGCTGCCAGCGGCACCAGCGCGCAGCCGGCCGCCAGGACCAGCGCCGCGCCGTGCCCGATCCAGCCCAGCGCCTGCCCGGCCACCAGCGCGCCGCGCCTGTCGGAGGTCCGGCGGCGCAGCACGGCCACCACCGCGAGGTCGCCGAGCGCCACGGCGGTCAGCGTCAGCGCCCAGCCGGCGGCGGTCGGCCGGAACGCGGCCACGGCCAGGGGCAGCACCGGCTGCGCGAGCAGCCACGCCGCGAACCAGGGCGCGGTGAGGCGGCTGATCAGCCCGTATCCGGCCGCGACGGCCGCGCCGGTGGCCGCGACGAGCGCCGCGTACCGGCTGCCCGGCAGGCCGGTCACCCCGAACAGGTTCACCGACCAGGCGGCGTACCCGTCCAGGACCACCAGCAGCAACCCCACCGAGGCGAGCGTCTCGGCGGTGCCGCGCAGCCCGCGCGCCCGGGCGACGAGCGGCGCGGCCAGGGCCAACGCGGTGACCGCCAGCAGGACCAGCGCCCGGCCGGTCACCCCGAACGTGGCCCAGGCGACAGCGGTGAACACCACGGCGGCGGTGCCGAGCAGCAGTCCACCCAGGACGAAGAGCAGCCCCTGCACCGCCCGGGTGGAGGTTTCCGCGCCGCCGGGGCGTACCGGAGCGGTGGGCGGAACCACACGCGGCGGCGGCGCCGGCGCGGCGACCGGGAGCGGCGCGGGGCCGGCGGCCTGCGGCACGGGCGCGGCGACCGGGCCCGGCGCGGGGATCTCCTGACGGATCCGGGCGGCCAGCGCCGACCGCCGCTGCCGGGCCGTGGACAGGCGGCCGGACAGATCGTGGTACGCGAGCCGGGCCGCCTCGACGCGCGGCACCAGCTCGGTGATCTCCCGGTCCAGCCGGATCACCTCGGCGGCGGGCGGATAGGGCGGGCGGCCGCAACCGCGGCATCCGGCGACGAGGTCGGCCGGAGCGCCGCAGCCGGGGCAGGGGTAGCCGGTGTTCTCCACCCGGCCAGCTTCGCGGGCGGCGGGGCGGACGGACAGAGTAGGAGTACCTAGGGCCGGGTCTGCTCGTGCACCCAGGCGGTGTAACCGGGGTTGCCGCTGCCCTCCAGGCTGACCAGGATCTCCGGCACCTCGTACGGGTGGTTGGCGCGGAGCTGGTCGACCAGCGCGTCCACCCGGTCCGGCGCGGTCTTGAACCGCACCTGCCACTCGGCCGTGGTCTGGATCGCCGACTGCCACCAGTAGGTGCTGTCCACCGGCCCGCCGACCTGGGCGCAGGCCGCCAGCCGGCCGGCGACGGCCGCGGCCGCCAGCACGTCCGCGACCCCGCGGGCGTCCACCACAGTCGTCACCACGCAGATCTGGTCCACCAGCGCACCCTACGCGGCCCGCCACCGGCGCGCTGAACAGGCGCGGGGAATCGGCTCAGGCGTCGACAGTGCCGTTGCGGTTGTCCGCGATCCACCTGTCGATGCGGGCCCACCAGTCGAACAGCCAGTCGATGCGCTCCTGCTTGCCGGCCGGGATCTCCTCCGGCGGCACCGACCAGAACCGCATCACGATCCGCTTGTCCATCGGCAGCTCGCGCCACACGTCGGCGACCGTGAGCATCTGGTCCAGGCCGGTGTGCGCCACGAAGATCACCCCGGCGTCCGGCGCGGCGTCGAGCGCGGCGAGCAGCCCGCCCGGCTGCGGGGCGAGGACGTGCCGCATCCGCTCGGCGCGGCGTGCCATCCGCTCCAGCCCGAGCCTGCGGAGCCGGTCGATCGCGCGCAGCCGCCGCGACGGGGTGAAGTTGCCCCCCTCCGGGAAGATCACGAACGCGTCGTTGTCGTCCAGGCCGGTGGCCAGGTGCCCGATCTGCCGCACCACCGAGTCGCGCCCGTCCGGCCCGGCCGCGATGAACCGGTTGGGCAGCCGGTTGAGCAGCACGTCGATGGCCGGATCCCACTGGAGCGTCTCCTTGAGCACGATCCGGGGTTCCCGGTTGAACCAGTTCACCAGCGCGTGGATCAGGATGAACGAGTCGCCGGGCCCGGCGTGCCGGCAGACCACCAGCTCGGGGCGGCCGGGCAGGGCGGTGTCCGGGTCGGTGCCGACCACGTCGATGCTCAGCCGCAGCGTCCACCGGGCCTGCCAGAACATCACCCGCAGGAACCACCCGGCGAGCACGTAGTGGGCCCGCTGGAAGGCCGGCGCACGCTTGTACGCGCCGAAGCCCGAGGCCAGCCAGAGCAGGAAGAGGGCGAGCAGCGCGGCGGCGTCCCAGACCAGGTAGACGGTGCCGATCCAGAGCAGCCGCAGCGGGCGCAGCCGTCCCGGCACCAGCGGCGACGCGGCGAGCGCGAGCAGCGCCCAGACGGGCAGCGTGGTCACCACGAAGAAGGCGAGCAGCACCACTCCGGGCGCGAGCACCAGCCGGCGGAGCCAGCGGGGCGGCAACGGCATCAGCGCTCCAGCGCGGTGTCCAGGTATCGGCGGGAGGCAGTGTACGCGCGACTGATCCGCCGTCCCACCGCCGCGGTGTCCCGGTACGCCCACGGGCTGTCGTCGCGCGGCTCCAGCCCGCCGGTGGGCAGCACGTGCACCTCCACGCCCTCGGGCAGCGCCGCCATCTCCCGCGCGAACCGGTGCCGGCGGGCGATCTCGAACGCCACCTGGGCGATCTCCCACGGGCGGCGCGGCGGGCTCAGCTCGCGCTCTATCCGGCCCACCTGGAGCACGAAGATCTGCTTCGCGCCGAGCAGCACCGCCTCGCCGACCGGGATCGAGTTGACCACCCCGCCGTCGATGTAGTGCTGGCCGTCGATCTGGGTCGGAGGCAGCAGCCCGGGCACCGAGGCGGAGGCGAGCACCGCCGGCACCAGCGGTCCGCTGTGGAACCAGTGCTCGGCGGCGCGTTCGATGTTCGCGGCGCAGCAGCGGAACGGCACGGCCAGGTCGGCGAAGGTGGTGTCCTCGCCCAGTGTGCTCTCCAGCAGGCGGTACAGCGGCCGGGGCGAGTGCAGGTGGGTACGGGCGGCGAACCGGCGCAACTGCCGGGCGACCGAGTCGCCGTACACCTCGCTGGCCTCCGGGGAGGCCCAGAGCCGGACCAGCCGGTCGGTGACCGCCTCGGTCGGGTCGGCGGCCACCAGGGCGCCGTTGACCGCGCCGATCGACGTGCCCAGCACCAGGTCGGGTTTGATCCGGGCGCGGAACAGGGCGCGCAGCATCCCCACCTCGACCGCGCCGAGCACTCCCCCGCCGCCGAGCACGAACGCCACCGGACCCGCTGCCATGACGTTCATCCTGGCACGCGGCCCACAACCGGCCGGGCGGGCGTCCCCGCTGGTCCCGGCGGTGACCGGGAGCCATCGCGAATGCGCGCCCCGCAATCGGCGCCGCGAGGACTGTTGACAGGTAAGACACATTCACGCAACCTGATAGCGCTCCCGAGCCCAGGCAGGTGCGAGCTGATGGCGACACTCCAGGCCGGCCGTCTGCTGGCCCGTCGGTACCGGCTCATCGACCGGATCGGCGCCGGTGGCATGTCGGTGATCTGGCGAGCCCGGGACGAGGTGCTCGACCGGGTGGTGGCGGTCAAGGTGCTCGCGCCCTCACTCGCCGCCGACGCCCGGTTCCGCGACATGGTGCGCGAGGAGGCCCGCTCGGCCGCCCAGCTCGACCATCCACATGTCACGGCCGTGCACGACTACGGCGAGACGGTGGCGCCGGACGGCTCGATCACCTCGTTCGTGGTGATGGAGCTGCTCGCCGGCGAGGAGCTGGAACACCGGCTCACCGAGGGGCCGCTGCAGTGGCCGGCAGCGGTGGAGACCGGCGCCCAGGTGGCCGAGGCGCTCGCCGCGGCGCACCGGCTCGGCATCGTGCACCGGGACGTGACACCGGCCAACGTGATGATGACCCGCACCGGGGCGAAGGTCCTCGACTTCGGCATCGCCACCCGGATCGGCACGCCGGACGACGACGAGGACGGCGGCACGTTCGGCACCCCGGCGTACGTGGCGCCGGAACGGCTCGACGGCGCGCCCGCCCAGCCGGCCACCGACGTCTACTCGCTCGGCGTGCTGCTGTTCGAGACGCTGACCGGGCACCCGCCGTACCCGGCGGAGACCTGGGAGGAGCTGAGCGCCGCGCTCGCGGAGAGCCCGGAGCCCAGCCTCGACGACGTACCGGGGCTGCCCGGACCGGTCGCGGAGATCTGCCTGCGCTGCCTGGCCCGCGACCCGCGACGGCGGCCCAGCGCGCACCGGGTGGCGGCCGTGCTGCGCGACCAGATGCTGCCCGCCGACCCGCAGGCCGCCACCATGCTGTCGCCGACCATGACGCTGCCCACGCTGCCGCCGTCGCCTGCTCCACCGCCTGCTCCCCCGCCGCCCGGGCCGGCCTCGGCCCCGGCCCCGGTCCCGCCGGACAACCCGGCCGCCGCGCCGGGCCGGCGGCGCGTCCTCGTGCTGGCGGCGGCCGGCGTGGCGGTGGTCGCGGCCGCCGCGCTGCTCGTGCCCGCGCTGACGCCGGACCGGCCGGACGACCCCCGGGTGCTGCCGACCGCCGGGCCGGTCCAGCCGCCGACCACCGTCCCGCCCGCGGCGGAGCCGCCGGTCACCACGGCGCCGGCCGCGCCGTCGAGCGCGCCCCCCACCGCCGGCAACCGCCCGCCCGCGACCGGCCAGGCCGACGCCGCCGAACGGGTCGACGGGCTGATCGAGGCCGGGCTGGCGGAGGGCCAGATCCGCGAGGACGTCGGGGTGGACCTGCGCAACCTGCTGCGCAACGCGGTCGCCGCGAGCGGTGAGGGCGAGGTGACCACAGCCGTGGACCGGCTCCGCGCCAAGATCGACGAACGTCGGCGCGAGGGCAGCATCACCCCCGGGTACGCGCGGCGACTCGACGCCGCCGCCGCGGAACTCGTGGCCGGGCAGACCTGACGGGTCAGCCCGCGACTGCCGGCGCGACGGCCCGGGGCGCCGGCGTGCCCGCCCGCGCGGCCAGGAAGCCCCGGTAGACCGCCTCGTAGTCGGCGGCCATCCGCTCCACCGAGAAGTTCTCCGTGACGTGGGCGACGGAGTCGGCCGGATCCAGGTCGGCCGCCGCCAGCAGTGCCGCCGGCAGCTCGTCGGCGTCGTCGCAGACGAAGCCGGTGACCCCGGAGCGGACCAGCTCCGGCACCGCGCCCCGGCGCAGCGCCACCACCGGGGTGCCGGTCGCCATCGCCTCCACCATCACCATGCCGAACGGCTCCGCCCACTGGATCGGCATGATCAGGCAACGGGCCTCCAGCAGCAGCCGCCACGCGGCCTCGCGGTCGGCGTTCAGCACGAGCGTGACGTCCTCGCCCAGCAACGGCCGTACCACCTGGTCCAGGTAGCGGCGCTCGGCCGGCTCGTTGCACTTGCCGGCCAGCGTGAGCGGCAGCCCGGCCGCCCGGCACGCCGCGATCGCCACGTCCGGGCCCTTGTCCGGGCTGAACCGGGCCAGCCAGAGCACCGGTCCCGTCCCGGGCGCCCGCTTGCGCGGGACGTCCCGCAGCGGCATCGCGTTGTGCACGGTGCCGGCCCAGGGCAGCCCCGGATTCGCCCGGCGCTGCGCGTGCGAGATCGCGACCAGGCCCACCCCCCGGTCGGTGTTGCCGAGCACGGTGCCGTACTCACCCACCGGATTGCCGTGCACGGTCGCGACCGTGGGCACCCGGCGGCGTCCGGCCACCAGCGGGCCGATGGTGCTGTGGTCGTGCACCAGGTCGAAGTCGGCCGGGCCGACCAGGCGGTCGACGTGGGCCAGGTGCGCCAGCTCGGGCAGCGACTCGCCCATCCGCTCGTACTGCAGCTCGTCGCCCG
This genomic window contains:
- a CDS encoding 1-acyl-sn-glycerol-3-phosphate acyltransferase, with the translated sequence MPLPPRWLRRLVLAPGVVLLAFFVVTTLPVWALLALAASPLVPGRLRPLRLLWIGTVYLVWDAAALLALFLLWLASGFGAYKRAPAFQRAHYVLAGWFLRVMFWQARWTLRLSIDVVGTDPDTALPGRPELVVCRHAGPGDSFILIHALVNWFNREPRIVLKETLQWDPAIDVLLNRLPNRFIAAGPDGRDSVVRQIGHLATGLDDNDAFVIFPEGGNFTPSRRLRAIDRLRRLGLERMARRAERMRHVLAPQPGGLLAALDAAPDAGVIFVAHTGLDQMLTVADVWRELPMDKRIVMRFWSVPPEEIPAGKQERIDWLFDWWARIDRWIADNRNGTVDA
- a CDS encoding serine/threonine-protein kinase, producing the protein MATLQAGRLLARRYRLIDRIGAGGMSVIWRARDEVLDRVVAVKVLAPSLAADARFRDMVREEARSAAQLDHPHVTAVHDYGETVAPDGSITSFVVMELLAGEELEHRLTEGPLQWPAAVETGAQVAEALAAAHRLGIVHRDVTPANVMMTRTGAKVLDFGIATRIGTPDDDEDGGTFGTPAYVAPERLDGAPAQPATDVYSLGVLLFETLTGHPPYPAETWEELSAALAESPEPSLDDVPGLPGPVAEICLRCLARDPRRRPSAHRVAAVLRDQMLPADPQAATMLSPTMTLPTLPPSPAPPPAPPPPGPASAPAPVPPDNPAAAPGRRRVLVLAAAGVAVVAAAALLVPALTPDRPDDPRVLPTAGPVQPPTTVPPAAEPPVTTAPAAPSSAPPTAGNRPPATGQADAAERVDGLIEAGLAEGQIREDVGVDLRNLLRNAVAASGEGEVTTAVDRLRAKIDERRREGSITPGYARRLDAAAAELVAGQT
- a CDS encoding patatin-like phospholipase family protein is translated as MAAGPVAFVLGGGGVLGAVEVGMLRALFRARIKPDLVLGTSIGAVNGALVAADPTEAVTDRLVRLWASPEASEVYGDSVARQLRRFAARTHLHSPRPLYRLLESTLGEDTTFADLAVPFRCCAANIERAAEHWFHSGPLVPAVLASASVPGLLPPTQIDGQHYIDGGVVNSIPVGEAVLLGAKQIFVLQVGRIERELSPPRRPWEIAQVAFEIARRHRFAREMAALPEGVEVHVLPTGGLEPRDDSPWAYRDTAAVGRRISRAYTASRRYLDTALER
- the cutA gene encoding divalent-cation tolerance protein CutA encodes the protein MDQICVVTTVVDARGVADVLAAAAVAGRLAACAQVGGPVDSTYWWQSAIQTTAEWQVRFKTAPDRVDALVDQLRANHPYEVPEILVSLEGSGNPGYTAWVHEQTRP
- a CDS encoding glycosyltransferase family 4 protein, giving the protein MVVPPWLSVPPPGYGGLETLVAGLVDELVERGHAVTLFGAGTGHGTSADFVSTGDELQYERMGESLPELAHLAHVDRLVGPADFDLVHDHSTIGPLVAGRRRVPTVATVHGNPVGEYGTVLGNTDRGVGLVAISHAQRRANPGLPWAGTVHNAMPLRDVPRKRAPGTGPVLWLARFSPDKGPDVAIAACRAAGLPLTLAGKCNEPAERRYLDQVVRPLLGEDVTLVLNADREAAWRLLLEARCLIMPIQWAEPFGMVMVEAMATGTPVVALRRGAVPELVRSGVTGFVCDDADELPAALLAAADLDPADSVAHVTENFSVERMAADYEAVYRGFLAARAGTPAPRAVAPAVAG